The following are encoded in a window of Thermodesulfobacterium geofontis OPF15 genomic DNA:
- the tuf gene encoding elongation factor Tu, protein MAKAKFERKKPHLNVGTIGHIDHGKTTLTSAITRVLSTKGLARWVPFDEIDKAPEEKARGITIQLAHVEYESEKRHYAHIDCPGHADYIKNMITGAAQMDGAILVVAADDGPMPQTREHVLLARQVNVPYILVFMNKIDMVDDPELLDLVELEVRELLTKYGFPGDEVPVIRGSALRALECGCGKEECQWCGAIWQLVKAMDEYIPEPIRDVDKPFLMPIEDVFSISGRGTVVTGKVERGVLRPGDEVEVVGLRPTIKTVATSIEMFRKILDEALPGDNIGILLRGVGKDDVERGQVVAKPGSIKPHIKFKAEVYVLKKEEGGRHTPFFSGYRPQFYFRTTDVTGVIKLPDGVEMVMPGDNVELEVELIKPVALEEGLRFAIREGGRTVGAGVVTKILE, encoded by the coding sequence ATGGCGAAGGCTAAATTTGAGAGGAAGAAGCCTCATTTAAATGTAGGGACTATTGGGCATATTGATCATGGGAAGACCACATTAACGAGTGCGATAACGAGGGTGTTATCAACGAAGGGATTAGCAAGGTGGGTTCCATTTGATGAGATAGACAAGGCACCTGAGGAGAAGGCAAGGGGTATAACGATACAGCTTGCGCATGTGGAGTATGAGAGTGAGAAGAGGCATTATGCGCATATAGATTGTCCTGGTCATGCTGATTATATAAAGAACATGATAACTGGTGCAGCGCAGATGGATGGGGCAATACTTGTTGTTGCAGCAGATGATGGACCTATGCCTCAGACGAGGGAGCATGTATTGCTTGCAAGGCAGGTTAATGTTCCGTACATATTGGTATTTATGAACAAGATTGACATGGTAGATGATCCTGAGTTATTGGATTTAGTTGAGTTAGAGGTTAGGGAATTACTTACGAAGTATGGATTTCCTGGTGATGAGGTACCGGTTATAAGGGGTAGTGCTTTGAGAGCGCTTGAGTGTGGGTGTGGTAAGGAGGAGTGTCAGTGGTGTGGGGCTATATGGCAGTTGGTGAAGGCGATGGATGAGTATATACCTGAGCCAATAAGGGATGTAGACAAGCCGTTTTTGATGCCTATAGAGGATGTATTTAGTATAAGTGGTAGGGGAACGGTTGTGACGGGTAAGGTAGAGAGGGGAGTGCTTAGGCCTGGGGATGAGGTTGAGGTGGTAGGGCTTAGGCCGACGATTAAGACGGTTGCAACAAGTATTGAGATGTTTAGGAAGATACTTGATGAGGCATTACCTGGTGATAATATAGGGATACTTTTGAGGGGAGTAGGGAAGGATGATGTAGAGAGGGGTCAGGTGGTAGCGAAGCCTGGTAGTATAAAGCCGCATATTAAGTTTAAGGCTGAGGTATATGTGTTGAAGAAGGAGGAGGGAGGTAGGCATACGCCATTTTTTAGTGGGTATAGACCGCAGTTTTATTTTAGGACGACAGATGTTACAGGGGTTATAAAGTTACCTGATGGGGTTGAGATGGTGATGCCTGGTGATAATGTGGAGTTAGAGGTTGAGTTGATAAAGCCGGTTGCATTAGAGGAGGGTTTAAGGTTTGCTATAAGAGAGGGTGGAAGGACGGTTGGAGCAGGAGTTGTTACAAAAATTTTAGAATAA
- the rpsJ gene encoding 30S ribosomal protein S10, giving the protein MVPMQKIRIKLKSFDHRILDKSVMNIVNTAKETGAKVVGPIPLPTKISRWTVLRSPHIDKNSREQFEIRIHKRLIEILEPTQQTIDALMQLELPAGVEVEIKV; this is encoded by the coding sequence ATGGTACCTATGCAAAAGATAAGGATAAAGCTAAAAAGCTTTGATCATAGAATACTTGATAAATCTGTAATGAATATTGTAAATACAGCTAAGGAAACAGGAGCTAAGGTAGTTGGTCCAATTCCACTTCCTACTAAAATAAGCAGGTGGACAGTGCTTAGATCTCCTCATATTGATAAAAACTCAAGAGAACAATTTGAAATAAGGATCCACAAAAGACTTATTGAAATATTAGAACCTACACAACAAACTATAGATGCTTTGATGCAACTTGAATTACCTGCAGGAGTAGAAGTAGAAATAAAGGTATAA
- the rplC gene encoding 50S ribosomal protein L3 — MKLEGLIGKKLGMTRIFDEEGNAIPVTVLQVGPCAVVQVKTVEKDGYNAVQLGFDPKKLTKCTFPMIGHFLKAGLETGFYILREFRIDDPSEFKPGQYISLSDLALEKGIKVDVTGTSKGRGFTGTIKRWNFSRQPMSHGAKQVHRKKGSSGSTTFPGRVIKGKKMPGHYGNETVTIKNLTVVDIIPEKNLLLVKGAVPGWNNGYVMVYFKEKGS, encoded by the coding sequence ATGAAGCTTGAAGGACTAATAGGAAAAAAGTTGGGAATGACAAGAATATTTGATGAAGAAGGAAATGCTATACCAGTTACTGTTTTACAAGTAGGACCTTGTGCAGTAGTTCAAGTAAAAACAGTAGAAAAGGATGGGTATAATGCGGTACAATTAGGTTTTGATCCTAAAAAGCTTACTAAATGCACTTTTCCTATGATAGGACATTTTTTGAAAGCAGGGTTAGAAACAGGATTTTATATTTTAAGAGAATTTAGAATAGATGATCCCTCGGAGTTTAAGCCAGGACAATATATTTCTCTTTCTGATTTAGCTTTAGAAAAAGGTATTAAAGTAGATGTTACAGGAACTTCGAAAGGGAGAGGTTTTACAGGGACTATTAAAAGATGGAATTTCTCAAGACAACCTATGAGCCACGGTGCAAAACAGGTTCATCGTAAAAAAGGGTCAAGTGGATCAACCACTTTTCCTGGAAGAGTTATAAAAGGGAAGAAAATGCCAGGACATTATGGAAATGAAACAGTTACAATTAAGAATTTAACCGTGGTAGATATAATTCCAGAAAAAAATTTACTTTTAGTAAAGGGCGCTGTTCCTGGATGGAACAACGGATATGTAATGGTTTATTTTAAAGAGAAGGGGAGTTAA
- the rplD gene encoding 50S ribosomal protein L4, producing the protein MEAIKAKLIDSSANIIGEIELPSDLYGVTPKVGLLHEVVRWQMARWRAGTACTKTRGEVRGGGRKPWPQKHTGRARQGSIRAPQWVGGGVVHGPKPRSYEFKLNKKVRRLGLKMALSSRALANKVYVAEDFPVKDKPKTKVLKNFLDTLGINDALIVVPERNLILEKSADNLPKVKVLAVEGLNVYDILNHQNLILAKDALPKIEERLRR; encoded by the coding sequence ATGGAGGCTATAAAAGCAAAGTTAATTGATAGTTCAGCTAATATAATTGGTGAAATAGAATTACCTTCAGATTTATATGGAGTAACTCCTAAGGTTGGATTACTACATGAAGTTGTTCGTTGGCAGATGGCAAGATGGAGAGCAGGAACTGCTTGTACTAAAACAAGAGGTGAAGTAAGAGGAGGAGGAAGAAAGCCTTGGCCTCAAAAACATACTGGAAGAGCAAGACAAGGATCTATTAGAGCTCCTCAATGGGTTGGAGGAGGGGTAGTTCATGGTCCAAAACCAAGAAGTTATGAGTTTAAGTTAAATAAAAAAGTAAGAAGATTAGGATTAAAAATGGCTCTTTCTTCAAGAGCTTTAGCAAATAAAGTTTATGTAGCTGAAGATTTTCCTGTGAAAGACAAACCCAAAACAAAAGTTTTAAAGAACTTTTTAGATACCTTAGGGATAAATGATGCTTTGATTGTGGTTCCAGAAAGAAATTTAATATTAGAAAAAAGCGCAGACAATTTACCTAAGGTTAAGGTTCTTGCAGTTGAAGGATTGAATGTTTATGATATTTTAAACCACCAAAATTTAATTTTAGCAAAAGATGCTTTACCAAAAATAGAGGAACGTTTAAGGAGATAA
- the rplW gene encoding 50S ribosomal protein L23 — MRDPRTIILAPIITEKSMYLKEKYNQVSFWVDPSANKIEIKKAVEDLFKVKVVDVQTIRVKGKPKGGFRNPGRTSIRKKAIVRLAEGQTIEFFETL; from the coding sequence ATGAGAGATCCAAGAACAATTATTTTAGCACCTATTATTACAGAGAAGTCTATGTATTTGAAAGAAAAATATAATCAAGTTAGTTTTTGGGTAGACCCCTCTGCTAATAAAATAGAGATAAAGAAAGCAGTAGAAGACCTATTTAAAGTTAAAGTTGTAGATGTACAAACTATAAGAGTTAAAGGAAAACCTAAGGGAGGGTTTAGAAATCCTGGAAGAACTTCAATAAGAAAGAAAGCAATAGTAAGACTTGCAGAAGGACAAACTATAGAATTTTTCGAAACTTTATAA
- the rplB gene encoding 50S ribosomal protein L2: MPIKKFKPTSPGRRFMTCLVNPELSKKEPEKSLVEPLKKTGGRNNYGRITVRFRGGGHKRLYRIIDFKRDKDNIPAKVIALEYDPNRSANIALLQYADGEKRYILAPEGLKVGDVVMSGENVEIKVGNALPLKNIPVGTMVHNVELRPKKGGQIARSAGTFAQILGKEGDYVILRLPSGEIRMIHGDCKATIGQVGNLDWENITIGKAGRSRWLGRRPHVRGVAMNPVDHPLGGGEGRSHGGRHPCSPWGWLCKGLKTRKKKPSDKFILKRRK; this comes from the coding sequence ATGCCTATTAAAAAATTTAAACCTACTTCCCCTGGTAGAAGGTTTATGACTTGTTTAGTTAATCCAGAACTTTCTAAAAAGGAGCCTGAGAAGAGTTTAGTTGAACCTTTAAAAAAGACAGGAGGAAGAAATAATTATGGAAGAATTACAGTAAGATTTAGAGGTGGTGGGCACAAAAGACTTTATCGTATTATTGATTTTAAAAGAGACAAAGATAATATTCCAGCAAAAGTTATAGCTTTAGAATACGATCCTAATAGATCAGCCAATATTGCTCTTCTTCAGTATGCTGATGGAGAAAAAAGATATATTTTAGCTCCAGAGGGTTTGAAAGTAGGCGATGTAGTTATGTCTGGAGAGAATGTGGAAATAAAAGTAGGTAATGCTCTACCTTTAAAAAATATTCCAGTAGGAACTATGGTTCATAATGTAGAGCTAAGACCCAAAAAAGGTGGACAAATTGCTCGTTCTGCAGGTACTTTTGCTCAAATACTTGGTAAAGAGGGTGATTATGTAATATTGAGGCTTCCTTCTGGTGAAATAAGAATGATTCATGGAGATTGTAAAGCTACTATTGGACAGGTAGGAAATTTAGATTGGGAAAATATAACTATTGGTAAAGCAGGAAGGTCAAGATGGCTTGGGAGAAGACCTCATGTAAGGGGTGTAGCTATGAACCCAGTTGATCACCCCTTAGGAGGTGGAGAAGGAAGATCCCATGGCGGAAGACATCCTTGTTCTCCTTGGGGTTGGTTATGTAAAGGATTGAAAACCCGTAAGAAAAAACCTTCTGATAAATTCATTTTAAAGAGAAGGAAGTAA
- the rpsS gene encoding 30S ribosomal protein S19, with product MPRSKKKGPFVDEHLLKKVLKAKETGDKKPIKTWSRRSTIIPEMVGLTFAVHNGHKFIPVYVTENMVGHKLGEFAPTRTYKGHPADKGRVKGVKKK from the coding sequence ATGCCAAGATCAAAAAAGAAAGGCCCTTTTGTAGATGAGCATTTATTAAAAAAAGTTTTGAAAGCTAAGGAAACTGGAGATAAAAAGCCAATAAAAACTTGGAGCAGAAGATCTACTATAATTCCTGAAATGGTAGGATTAACTTTTGCAGTCCATAACGGGCATAAATTTATTCCTGTTTATGTGACAGAAAATATGGTAGGACATAAATTAGGAGAGTTTGCGCCCACGAGAACTTACAAAGGACATCCTGCAGATAAAGGAAGAGTTAAAGGAGTAAAGAAAAAATAA
- the rplV gene encoding 50S ribosomal protein L22 — MKARATAKYVLISPYKARLVIDLIRGKKVDEALSILQFTPKKAARIIKKVLESAIANAENNYGMDVDKLYVTEAYVNEGPRLKRIWPRAWGRASRILRRMSHITVVVEEKDLEKKKKRR, encoded by the coding sequence ATGAAGGCTCGAGCAACAGCTAAATATGTTTTAATTTCTCCTTATAAAGCAAGGTTAGTAATTGATTTAATAAGGGGGAAAAAGGTAGATGAAGCACTAAGTATTTTACAATTTACTCCTAAAAAGGCTGCAAGAATTATTAAAAAGGTTTTAGAAAGTGCAATTGCAAATGCAGAAAATAATTATGGAATGGATGTAGATAAACTTTATGTAACAGAGGCTTATGTAAATGAGGGGCCTCGTTTAAAAAGAATCTGGCCCAGAGCTTGGGGTAGGGCAAGTAGAATTTTAAGGAGAATGAGCCATATTACTGTAGTTGTTGAAGAAAAAGATTTAGAAAAAAAGAAAAAAAGGAGGTAA
- the rpsC gene encoding 30S ribosomal protein S3, with protein sequence MGQKVNPIGLRIGIIKTWDSRWFAKPSEFAKYVHEDYLIRKYLKDNYFHAGIARIEIERASNKVRIIIHSARPGIIIGKKGAEIEKIKKELAEIAKNKEIEVLVNEVRRPELEAQLVAENIATQIERRVSFRRAMKRAVTLVMRFGAQGVKVQCSGRLGGVEIARSEWYRVGRVPLSTLRADIDYGFAEAITKYGSIGVKVWIFKGEVLPEKGEQERIVI encoded by the coding sequence TTGGGGCAGAAGGTTAACCCTATAGGATTAAGAATTGGTATTATAAAAACTTGGGATTCTCGTTGGTTTGCAAAGCCTTCTGAATTTGCTAAATATGTACATGAAGATTATTTAATAAGAAAATATCTAAAAGATAATTATTTTCACGCAGGAATTGCAAGGATTGAGATAGAAAGAGCTTCAAATAAAGTAAGAATAATAATACATTCTGCTCGTCCAGGAATTATAATAGGTAAGAAAGGAGCAGAAATAGAAAAAATTAAAAAAGAATTAGCAGAGATTGCTAAAAATAAAGAAATAGAAGTTTTAGTTAATGAAGTAAGAAGACCAGAGCTTGAAGCTCAACTTGTGGCTGAAAATATTGCAACTCAGATAGAAAGGAGAGTTTCTTTTAGAAGGGCTATGAAAAGAGCAGTTACTTTAGTTATGAGATTTGGGGCACAAGGAGTAAAAGTCCAGTGTTCTGGAAGATTGGGAGGTGTTGAAATTGCAAGAAGTGAATGGTACAGAGTGGGAAGAGTTCCTTTATCCACATTGAGGGCTGATATTGATTATGGTTTTGCAGAGGCTATTACAAAATATGGAAGCATAGGGGTAAAGGTTTGGATATTTAAAGGTGAAGTATTACCTGAGAAAGGAGAACAGGAAAGAATAGTAATATAA
- the rplP gene encoding 50S ribosomal protein L16, whose protein sequence is MLLQPKKTKYRKQQKGRVRGKATCGYTLEFGEYGLKVLEGGWLTAQQLEAGRVAIVRTAKKGAKIWIRVFPDKPITKKPAETRMGKGKGAVEGWVAVVKPGRIIYEISGVPEEVAKEALRLAASKLPFKCKIVSREEI, encoded by the coding sequence ATGTTACTTCAACCAAAAAAGACGAAATATAGAAAGCAACAAAAGGGTAGAGTTAGAGGAAAAGCTACTTGTGGATACACCTTAGAATTTGGAGAATATGGTTTAAAAGTTTTAGAGGGAGGCTGGTTAACAGCTCAACAATTAGAAGCTGGTAGAGTTGCTATTGTAAGAACAGCTAAAAAGGGTGCAAAAATATGGATCAGAGTCTTTCCTGATAAACCCATTACCAAAAAACCTGCAGAAACTCGTATGGGTAAAGGTAAAGGAGCAGTAGAAGGATGGGTAGCTGTTGTAAAACCAGGTAGAATTATTTATGAAATTTCCGGGGTACCAGAAGAAGTTGCAAAAGAGGCATTAAGACTTGCTGCAAGTAAACTTCCTTTTAAGTGTAAAATTGTAAGTAGGGAGGAAATTTAA
- the rpmC gene encoding 50S ribosomal protein L29, which translates to MKARELRELSIPELKEKLSQLREELFNLRFQKTIHKLENPMRIRQVKRDIARILTILREKELNIR; encoded by the coding sequence ATGAAAGCTCGTGAATTGAGAGAACTTTCTATACCTGAATTAAAAGAAAAATTATCTCAATTAAGGGAAGAATTATTTAATTTAAGATTTCAAAAAACTATACATAAACTTGAAAATCCTATGAGAATTAGACAGGTTAAAAGAGATATCGCAAGAATTTTAACTATTTTAAGAGAAAAAGAACTTAATATTAGATAA
- the rpsQ gene encoding 30S ribosomal protein S17, with protein MSKRKQFIGTVVSDKMDKTVVVMVETLVKHPLYGKYIKRRKKYMAHDENNECRIGDKVLIEETRPLSRRKRWRVRQILERGKIVELGKGLEEGGEE; from the coding sequence ATGAGTAAAAGAAAGCAATTTATAGGAACTGTAGTGAGTGACAAAATGGATAAAACAGTTGTAGTAATGGTAGAAACTTTGGTTAAACATCCTTTATATGGAAAATATATAAAAAGAAGAAAGAAATATATGGCTCATGATGAAAATAATGAATGTAGAATAGGTGATAAAGTTTTAATAGAAGAAACAAGACCACTTTCTCGTAGAAAAAGGTGGAGAGTAAGACAAATATTAGAAAGAGGAAAAATTGTTGAATTAGGAAAAGGTTTAGAGGAGGGTGGTGAGGAATGA
- the rplN gene encoding 50S ribosomal protein L14 gives MIQQQTYLNVADNSGAKKIMCIRVLGGPGRKYGSVGDIIVASVKEALPNSKVKEGDVVRAVIVRTKKEVARPDGTYVRFDENAAVLINQYKEPIGTRIFGPVARELRTKGFMKIISLAPEVV, from the coding sequence ATGATTCAGCAGCAAACGTATTTAAATGTAGCTGACAATTCAGGTGCAAAAAAAATAATGTGTATTCGTGTATTGGGAGGTCCTGGCAGGAAATATGGTTCTGTGGGGGATATTATTGTTGCTTCTGTAAAAGAGGCACTTCCTAATTCTAAAGTAAAAGAAGGAGATGTAGTAAGAGCTGTAATAGTTAGAACAAAAAAAGAGGTAGCAAGACCTGATGGAACTTATGTTAGATTTGATGAAAATGCAGCGGTTTTGATAAATCAATATAAAGAACCTATTGGAACTCGTATTTTCGGCCCTGTAGCAAGAGAGTTAAGAACAAAAGGTTTTATGAAAATTATATCTTTAGCTCCAGAAGTAGTATAA
- the rplX gene encoding 50S ribosomal protein L24, which yields MIKRGVSKNLPKPHEAKIHIRKNDMVVVIAGKDKGKIGKVLKVFPRKGRAIVEGVNIVKKHMKPTPYSSGGIIEKPAPIHVSNLMIYCPKCKRGVKVGRKFLEDGTKVRFCKKCGEIIEAKE from the coding sequence ATGATAAAAAGAGGTGTAAGTAAAAATTTACCTAAACCTCATGAAGCAAAAATTCATATAAGAAAAAATGATATGGTGGTAGTAATAGCTGGTAAGGATAAAGGGAAAATTGGGAAAGTATTAAAGGTTTTTCCAAGAAAAGGAAGGGCAATTGTTGAGGGGGTAAATATTGTAAAAAAACATATGAAACCCACACCTTATAGTAGCGGAGGAATTATAGAAAAACCTGCTCCAATTCATGTTTCAAATTTAATGATATATTGCCCCAAATGTAAGAGAGGTGTAAAAGTAGGTAGGAAATTTCTTGAAGATGGGACTAAAGTAAGATTTTGTAAAAAGTGTGGAGAAATAATTGAGGCAAAGGAGTAA
- the rplE gene encoding 50S ribosomal protein L5, with protein sequence MSWLKDYYLNEVRKRLMEKFNYKNIYEVPKIEKICINMGLGEATANPKIIDQALVELAQITGQKPKICRARKSIAGFKLRKGVPIGVAVTLRKKRMYDFLTRLIHVALPRVKDFKGLSRSGFDGRGNYTFGITDHTIFPEVDLSKVEKIKGMSITIVTTAETDEEAYELLKELGMPFRR encoded by the coding sequence ATGAGTTGGTTGAAAGATTATTATCTTAATGAAGTGAGGAAAAGATTAATGGAAAAATTTAATTATAAGAATATTTATGAAGTTCCAAAAATTGAAAAAATATGCATAAATATGGGATTAGGAGAAGCTACAGCTAATCCTAAAATTATTGACCAAGCCTTAGTTGAGCTTGCTCAAATTACAGGACAAAAACCTAAAATTTGCAGAGCAAGAAAATCTATAGCTGGATTTAAACTAAGGAAAGGTGTTCCAATCGGAGTTGCAGTAACCTTAAGAAAGAAAAGGATGTATGATTTTTTGACAAGACTTATTCACGTTGCCCTACCCAGAGTAAAGGACTTTAAAGGTCTTTCAAGATCAGGATTTGACGGAAGAGGAAATTATACTTTCGGTATAACAGATCATACTATTTTCCCGGAAGTAGACTTAAGTAAAGTTGAAAAAATAAAAGGGATGAGTATTACTATTGTTACCACAGCCGAAACAGATGAAGAAGCATATGAACTTTTAAAAGAATTAGGTATGCCATTTAGGAGGTAA
- a CDS encoding type Z 30S ribosomal protein S14: MPRKAQIEKAKREPKFKVRKRNRCSICGRPRGYIRRFGLCRMCFRKLASEGKIPGVRKASW, from the coding sequence ATGCCAAGAAAAGCCCAAATAGAAAAGGCAAAAAGAGAGCCAAAATTTAAGGTTAGAAAAAGAAATCGATGTTCCATTTGCGGAAGACCAAGGGGATATATAAGAAGATTTGGTCTTTGTAGAATGTGCTTTAGAAAATTAGCTTCTGAAGGAAAAATTCCTGGGGTTAGAAAAGCAAGTTGGTAG
- the rpsH gene encoding 30S ribosomal protein S8 → MMTDPIGDMLIRIKNALMARHKSVIIPASKIKLEIARILKEEGYIEDYKYIKEEPQPKIEIILKYDENKRPVIAGVKRVSKPGRRIYKGYRDLPKVLDGFGIAIVSTSQGIMTDHEAKKRKIGGEVICEIW, encoded by the coding sequence ATGATGACAGATCCAATTGGTGATATGTTAATAAGGATTAAAAATGCTTTAATGGCAAGACATAAAAGTGTTATTATTCCTGCCTCTAAAATAAAATTAGAAATAGCAAGGATATTAAAAGAAGAAGGTTATATAGAGGATTATAAATACATTAAAGAAGAACCACAACCTAAAATTGAAATAATTCTTAAATATGATGAAAATAAACGCCCAGTTATAGCAGGGGTTAAAAGAGTAAGTAAACCTGGAAGAAGGATATATAAGGGTTACAGAGATTTACCTAAGGTATTAGATGGTTTTGGTATTGCTATAGTTTCTACCTCACAAGGAATTATGACAGATCATGAAGCAAAAAAAAGAAAAATTGGTGGAGAGGTTATTTGCGAAATTTGGTAA
- the rplF gene encoding 50S ribosomal protein L6, with protein sequence MGELSRIGRKPIKIPSGVKVQIKEDGIIEVEGPKGKLVKKLPPLVKVHIEDNTLIVLQDEVRKKLKKKAKAFQGLARSLINNMVIGVTEGFKKSLDIVGLGYKAELKGDEIIFSLGYSHPINFKLPEGISAKIEKGSGDIQARVIIEGIDKELVGQVAANIRKLRPPEPYKGKGIRYTGEVIYRKAGKAGKGAK encoded by the coding sequence ATGGGAGAATTATCTCGTATAGGAAGAAAACCTATTAAAATACCAAGTGGAGTAAAAGTTCAAATTAAAGAGGATGGGATTATTGAAGTTGAAGGCCCAAAAGGTAAACTGGTTAAAAAATTACCACCTTTAGTTAAAGTGCATATTGAAGATAATACCTTAATTGTTCTTCAAGATGAGGTAAGAAAAAAACTTAAAAAGAAAGCGAAAGCTTTTCAAGGATTAGCAAGATCTCTGATAAATAACATGGTAATTGGAGTTACCGAAGGATTTAAAAAATCTTTAGATATTGTAGGACTTGGTTATAAAGCGGAACTTAAGGGAGATGAAATAATTTTTAGTTTAGGTTATTCCCATCCTATTAATTTTAAATTACCTGAAGGGATTTCAGCTAAAATTGAAAAGGGAAGTGGAGATATTCAAGCAAGAGTTATTATAGAAGGAATAGATAAAGAATTAGTTGGGCAAGTGGCTGCAAATATTAGAAAACTTAGACCACCAGAGCCTTACAAAGGAAAGGGTATCAGATATACAGGAGAAGTAATTTACAGAAAAGCTGGCAAAGCTGGAAAAGGAGCTAAATAA
- the rplR gene encoding 50S ribosomal protein L18: MAKLEKRKRKEEARLRRKKRIRKKIFGTPERPRLCVYKSCKHIYAQIIDDTIGHTLVAASSLSPEIREKLEELKKKGGKTEVARAVGELIAKKALEKGITKVCFDRGGFKYHGRIKALADAARAAGLEF, translated from the coding sequence ATGGCTAAGCTTGAGAAACGTAAAAGAAAAGAAGAGGCAAGATTAAGAAGAAAGAAAAGGATTAGAAAAAAAATTTTTGGAACCCCTGAAAGACCAAGGTTATGTGTTTATAAAAGTTGTAAACATATTTATGCACAAATTATAGATGATACTATTGGACATACTTTAGTTGCAGCATCATCTCTTTCTCCAGAAATAAGAGAAAAATTGGAAGAGTTAAAGAAAAAGGGTGGAAAAACTGAGGTAGCAAGAGCAGTAGGAGAGTTAATAGCTAAAAAAGCTTTAGAAAAAGGAATTACTAAAGTTTGTTTTGATAGAGGTGGATTTAAATATCATGGTAGAATTAAAGCTTTGGCTGATGCTGCAAGAGCTGCAGGATTAGAATTTTAA
- the rpsE gene encoding 30S ribosomal protein S5, whose translation MAKVGEEFIEKIIMINRVTKVTKGGKKLRFSALVVVGDGKGKVGFGLGKAPEVPDAIRKAIEKAKKNLIEVPIVKGTIPHSIMSKFASTKILLKPAKSGTGVIAGGTVRAIMDAAGITDVVTKCIGSSNPHNLVKATFKALSQLQSLEYVAKKRGKTVEEILAQVRA comes from the coding sequence TTGGCAAAAGTAGGAGAAGAATTTATAGAAAAAATAATAATGATAAATAGAGTAACTAAAGTTACAAAAGGTGGTAAGAAGTTGAGATTTTCAGCTTTGGTTGTGGTAGGAGATGGGAAAGGAAAAGTTGGTTTTGGACTTGGTAAAGCTCCAGAAGTTCCAGATGCTATAAGGAAGGCTATAGAAAAAGCTAAAAAAAACCTTATTGAGGTTCCGATAGTTAAAGGGACTATTCCTCATTCTATAATGAGTAAATTTGCTTCAACTAAGATATTACTAAAACCAGCTAAATCAGGAACTGGAGTTATCGCTGGGGGTACAGTGCGTGCCATAATGGATGCAGCTGGGATAACAGATGTAGTAACTAAATGTATAGGAAGTAGTAACCCCCACAATCTTGTAAAAGCTACTTTTAAAGCCTTATCTCAACTCCAAAGTTTAGAATATGTAGCTAAAAAGAGAGGGAAAACTGTAGAGGAAATTTTAGCTCAGGTGAGGGCATGA
- the rpmD gene encoding 50S ribosomal protein L30, with protein sequence MKRLKITLVRSKFGRKPDQREALKGLGLRKIGQSVIREDNPMIRGLIRRVEHLVKVEELNE encoded by the coding sequence ATGAAAAGATTAAAGATAACTTTAGTAAGAAGTAAATTTGGAAGGAAGCCTGATCAAAGAGAAGCTTTAAAGGGATTAGGATTAAGGAAAATAGGTCAAAGTGTTATAAGGGAAGACAATCCCATGATAAGAGGTTTAATAAGAAGGGTAGAACATTTAGTAAAGGTGGAGGAATTAAATGAGTGA